Proteins from a single region of Gloeocapsa sp. DLM2.Bin57:
- a CDS encoding translation initiation factor IF-3: MTEKKRLQRDLPQINANIRFPKLRVIDSEGEQVGIISRDEALDLADEKGLDLVLVSDTADPPVCRIMDHGKYKFEQEKKAREAKKKQHTSDVKEVKMRYKIDEHDYQVRVRSAERFLKSGDKVKATITFKGREIQHAHLAEELLNRMATDLQEVAEIQQAPKKEGRNMMMMLSPKK; this comes from the coding sequence GTGACAGAAAAAAAACGCTTGCAGCGTGATTTGCCGCAAATTAACGCCAATATCCGCTTTCCTAAATTACGTGTTATTGATTCAGAGGGAGAACAAGTAGGGATTATTTCCCGAGATGAAGCCTTAGATTTAGCCGACGAAAAAGGCTTAGATTTAGTCTTAGTCAGTGATACCGCTGATCCTCCTGTCTGTAGGATTATGGATCATGGTAAGTATAAATTCGAGCAGGAGAAAAAAGCTAGAGAAGCTAAGAAAAAACAACATACTTCTGATGTTAAAGAAGTAAAAATGCGCTATAAAATTGATGAGCATGATTATCAAGTCAGGGTTAGAAGTGCTGAACGTTTTCTCAAATCAGGAGATAAGGTTAAAGCTACGATAACTTTTAAAGGTAGAGAAATTCAACACGCACATTTAGCAGAAGAATTACTCAATCGTATGGCAACAGATTTACAAGAAGTAGCAGAAATACAACAAGCCCCGAAAAAAGAGGGGCGCAATATGATGATGATGCTATCACCGAAAAAATAA
- a CDS encoding uracil-DNA glycosylase produces the protein MSNLETLLTSIQQEAKKTSFPIDIPVYTSVGKEPTYPILSKGNLNSSICFLGRDLGKDEVLANQPLYGASGTLVRQGLYQAIYGHAAANKQELEIVCQRVLLTNTVPYKPPGNKAYTQKVKERFRPFLERLLLLYWQGNQIITLGNEAFKWFSPYGKPGEINQFFSQSDRYQQQLKIYLTATDEEGRKQQRQITLLPLPHPSPLNQRYYAQFPRLLQERLNQCEF, from the coding sequence ATGTCTAATTTGGAAACTTTATTAACTAGTATTCAACAAGAAGCTAAAAAAACTAGTTTTCCCATAGATATACCAGTTTATACTAGTGTGGGCAAAGAGCCCACCTATCCCATTCTCTCTAAAGGTAATCTTAACAGTTCTATTTGCTTTTTAGGACGTGATTTAGGTAAAGATGAAGTGTTAGCTAATCAACCCTTATACGGAGCTTCAGGTACTCTTGTACGTCAAGGTTTATATCAGGCTATTTATGGTCATGCAGCAGCTAATAAACAAGAATTAGAGATAGTTTGTCAACGGGTTTTATTAACTAATACTGTGCCCTATAAACCACCAGGAAATAAAGCCTATACTCAAAAAGTTAAAGAACGTTTTCGACCTTTTTTAGAGCGATTATTGTTATTATATTGGCAAGGAAATCAAATTATTACCCTAGGAAATGAAGCCTTTAAATGGTTTTCTCCCTATGGTAAACCTGGTGAAATTAATCAGTTTTTTAGTCAAAGCGATCGCTATCAACAACAATTAAAAATCTACTTAACCGCTACCGACGAAGAAGGAAGGAAACAGCAAAGACAAATTACTTTACTTCCCCTTCCTCATCCCTCTCCCCTGAATCAGAGATATTATGCTCAATTCCCTAGATTACTGCAAGAGAGACTCAATCAGTGTGAATTTTAA
- a CDS encoding transcriptional regulator — MSYTINNDTCFACGNCYPQCPTGAIQVDNGEYSIDPELCNYCEGYYPEPQCITVCNTNSPAPEQAKKGRYKIPEFIATSPDLFANGTSNPFASAMVIWEGCKLLTNATVLPWQKEPNKTLYYQRKVKQGNGAITLRLTENSESSEYIASTRQLESIDIRSATLHLIYAAYAASLDKPWEEEFMISDRQIEKYLGLDKRKDLSKATKLSLIKTLVQQPCQIMAEIHWPRQGRVNSFQVAEDRIWHLLEIKHFFQTDEQGCKHLTGLAFRIKAGLWSKYFLNKHNYRQQTAFYQYGTLPYFMLKAVTSIWQQHQGAVRMMLWLLFKLKMGNKQCITVPTLMRIAYGEEKLNQANLKREQRKRLIKTFEGDLEVLNHYGIKPIFDTLTYPDNLQPMWAKLGEIPDDPEEALLFWLNDGSQNNSLTDISPRGKWQLLMKAKIASFELPLEWQEKLTKLEKKKQQKQTRKTSSKRAVVLSPEQILEARHNQGLSQRKLAELLKKSQSWVRDLEQGRFKAKTEDQKLLRQLLGLS; from the coding sequence ATGTCTTATACCATTAATAATGACACTTGTTTTGCTTGTGGCAATTGTTATCCCCAGTGCCCAACAGGAGCAATTCAAGTGGATAACGGAGAATACTCAATAGACCCAGAACTCTGTAACTACTGTGAAGGTTATTATCCAGAACCACAGTGTATAACTGTTTGCAATACGAACAGTCCTGCACCTGAACAAGCCAAAAAAGGACGTTATAAAATACCAGAATTTATAGCTACTAGTCCTGATTTATTTGCTAATGGAACTAGTAACCCCTTTGCTTCAGCCATGGTGATATGGGAAGGGTGTAAACTACTCACCAACGCAACAGTTTTACCCTGGCAAAAAGAACCCAATAAAACCCTCTATTATCAAAGAAAAGTCAAACAAGGTAATGGAGCAATCACTTTAAGACTCACAGAAAATAGCGAATCAAGTGAATATATAGCTAGTACCAGACAACTAGAAAGTATCGATATTCGCTCAGCAACCCTACATCTAATCTATGCAGCTTATGCAGCAAGTTTAGATAAACCCTGGGAAGAAGAGTTTATGATCAGCGATCGCCAAATCGAAAAATACTTAGGTTTAGACAAAAGAAAAGACCTTAGTAAAGCAACGAAACTAAGCCTAATCAAGACGTTAGTACAACAACCCTGTCAGATTATGGCAGAAATTCACTGGCCCAGACAAGGACGAGTAAACTCTTTTCAAGTTGCCGAAGACAGAATCTGGCATCTGCTCGAAATCAAACACTTCTTCCAAACAGACGAACAAGGCTGTAAGCATCTTACTGGATTAGCCTTTAGAATCAAAGCTGGACTTTGGTCTAAATACTTTCTCAATAAACATAATTATAGACAACAAACCGCATTTTATCAATACGGTACATTACCCTATTTCATGCTCAAAGCGGTTACCAGCATTTGGCAACAACATCAAGGAGCAGTCAGAATGATGCTATGGTTATTGTTTAAGCTGAAGATGGGCAATAAACAATGTATCACAGTACCAACCTTGATGCGCATAGCCTACGGTGAAGAGAAGCTAAATCAAGCCAATCTCAAGCGTGAACAACGCAAAAGACTAATCAAAACCTTTGAAGGTGATTTAGAAGTACTCAATCACTATGGAATTAAACCAATTTTTGATACCCTCACCTATCCCGATAACTTACAACCAATGTGGGCAAAACTTGGAGAAATTCCCGATGATCCAGAAGAAGCACTATTATTTTGGCTTAATGATGGTAGTCAAAATAACTCCTTAACCGATATCAGTCCGCGTGGTAAATGGCAACTATTAATGAAAGCCAAAATAGCTAGCTTTGAACTACCCTTAGAATGGCAAGAAAAACTAACTAAATTAGAGAAGAAAAAACAACAGAAACAAACTAGAAAAACTAGCTCTAAACGTGCAGTAGTACTTTCGCCAGAACAGATACTTGAAGCTAGACATAATCAAGGACTAAGTCAAAGAAAACTAGCTGAATTACTTAAAAAAAGTCAAAGTTGGGTCAGAGATTTAGAACAAGGTCGTTTTAAAGCTAAAACAGAAGACCAGAAGTTGTTACGACAATTACTAGGTTTAAGTTAA
- a CDS encoding PEP-CTERM sorting domain-containing protein produces the protein MILRANFSAGPDTSITYLVPVPEPVTILGSLTVLGFGILMKRQTVIFIV, from the coding sequence ATTATATTAAGAGCAAATTTCTCTGCAGGTCCTGATACATCAATCACCTATTTAGTACCAGTTCCAGAACCCGTAACTATTTTAGGTTCTCTAACTGTGTTAGGATTTGGTATTTTAATGAAACGCCAAACAGTTATTTTTATTGTTTAG
- a CDS encoding DUF4079 domain-containing protein: MNTVDILSLVHPALAVAWVFPIIGIVSYYAWLTRQRRLQTKQGDKSKIPPVVGKEHVQIGRWLSGSVVIVSLIGLAHPIFDHIISRKVWEENLFQVIFIVLVFLFTLASLILLYRGRQVMWRAIFATLTGMGIVILGCQDGVFRRTNEWYMSHYYYGVAVALLMVFSLAIIEDIYQDRSQKWRYVHIILNCFALLLFVGQGITGARDLLEIPLSWQKPVIYRCDFQNKTCPQSFLPRESFTDYV; this comes from the coding sequence ATGAATACCGTAGATATCCTTTCTCTAGTGCATCCTGCTCTAGCAGTTGCTTGGGTTTTTCCTATTATAGGTATTGTTAGTTATTATGCTTGGCTAACTCGTCAAAGACGATTACAAACTAAACAGGGAGACAAGAGTAAAATACCTCCAGTAGTAGGTAAAGAACACGTACAGATTGGACGCTGGTTATCTGGTAGCGTCGTAATTGTATCTCTGATTGGTTTAGCTCATCCTATTTTTGACCACATTATTAGTAGAAAAGTTTGGGAAGAAAACTTATTTCAGGTTATCTTTATTGTGTTGGTTTTTCTGTTTACCCTAGCTTCTCTCATTCTCTTATATCGGGGAAGACAAGTTATGTGGCGCGCTATTTTTGCTACCCTGACGGGAATGGGAATAGTGATTCTGGGTTGTCAAGATGGAGTATTTCGCCGAACCAATGAATGGTATATGTCTCATTACTATTATGGTGTAGCTGTTGCTTTGTTAATGGTTTTCTCTTTAGCAATCATTGAAGATATCTATCAAGATCGCTCTCAAAAATGGCGCTATGTCCATATTATCCTCAACTGTTTTGCCCTTTTATTATTCGTTGGACAAGGAATTACAGGAGCAAGAGATTTATTGGAAATACCCTTAAGTTGGCAAAAACCAGTTATCTATCGCTGCGATTTTCAAAACAAAACCTGTCCTCAATCTTTTCTACCAAGGGAATCTTTTACTGATTATGTCTAA
- a CDS encoding GNAT family N-acetyltransferase gives MNLILANNLNSKSSVIVRKATIKDLHGIVDVLTSSFYPPHGLLFWFYPLFKLGIYEDLRNRLEANRPYYLCLVATLPDETIIATVEVALRSSSGFSLIGAKYPYISNLAVKQAYRRQGIARKLLIRCEQMAWEWGYEQLSLHVLADNHQAQQLYFSRGYHIEKADLSLEDWFFNRPKKLLLVKAPDKKG, from the coding sequence ATGAATTTAATATTGGCAAATAACTTGAACAGCAAATCTTCTGTCATTGTACGTAAAGCAACTATTAAAGACCTTCACGGGATAGTTGACGTACTTACTAGCAGTTTTTATCCTCCTCATGGTTTATTATTTTGGTTTTATCCCCTATTTAAATTAGGTATATACGAAGATTTGCGCAATCGTCTGGAAGCAAATCGCCCCTATTACCTCTGTTTAGTCGCCACTCTTCCTGACGAGACGATTATCGCCACTGTAGAGGTTGCTTTACGTTCTAGTTCTGGTTTTAGCTTAATTGGGGCAAAATACCCTTATATCTCCAATTTAGCCGTTAAACAAGCCTATAGACGTCAAGGAATCGCTCGTAAATTACTGATTAGATGTGAACAAATGGCTTGGGAATGGGGTTATGAACAATTATCTTTACACGTCTTAGCTGATAATCATCAAGCTCAACAACTTTATTTTAGTAGGGGTTATCACATTGAAAAGGCAGATTTAAGTCTAGAAGATTGGTTTTTTAATCGTCCTAAAAAATTATTATTGGTTAAAGCACCTGATAAGAAGGGATAA
- the ilvB gene encoding biosynthetic-type acetolactate synthase large subunit has product MVSTRIPEHNIASDVAPVLRTGAFALMDSLKRHGVKHIFGYPGGAILPIYDELYRAEARGDVKHILVRHEQGAAHAADGYARATGQVGVCFATSGPGATNLVTGIATAHLDSIPMVVITGQVPRPAIGTDAFQETDIFGITLPIVKHSYVVREAKDMARIIAEAFHIASTGRPGPVLVDIPKDVGTEECEYIPVNPGSLKLPGYRPTVKGNIRQINAALEYIDSSNRPLLYVGGGAISANAHAQIQQLAELFQIPVTTTLMGIGAFDENHRLSVGMLGMHGTAYANFAVTDCDLLIAVGARFDDRVTGKLDEFACHAKVIHIDIDPAEVGKNRAPEVPIVGDVRYVLEQLLERARELGLPANNEKTQAWLKQVSRWREQYPLVVPKHPDSISPQEVIVELARQAPQAYYTTDVGQHQMWAAQFLNNGPRRWISSAGLGTMGYGLPAAMGAKVALPDEQVICISGDASFQMNLQELATLAQYDIQAKIVIINNGWQGMVRQWQETFYGERYSSSNMEVGMPDFELLAQAYGIKGMVIRDRLQLTEAIAEMLAHDGPVLVDAQVTKNENCYPMVAPGKSNAQMIGIPIPVTPRSQATLVCSFCGYHNTYEHKFCSECGSKL; this is encoded by the coding sequence ATGGTTTCCACTAGAATACCTGAACATAATATAGCTTCAGATGTAGCGCCTGTGCTGAGAACGGGTGCTTTTGCATTGATGGATAGTCTCAAGCGTCACGGAGTCAAACATATTTTTGGTTATCCAGGAGGAGCAATTCTCCCCATTTATGATGAGTTATATCGTGCCGAAGCCAGGGGAGATGTTAAACATATCCTGGTTAGACACGAACAAGGTGCGGCTCACGCAGCAGACGGGTACGCACGAGCTACAGGACAAGTTGGGGTGTGTTTTGCTACCTCCGGTCCTGGAGCAACTAATCTAGTAACGGGTATCGCTACGGCTCATCTAGATTCTATACCCATGGTGGTAATTACAGGACAAGTTCCTAGACCCGCTATTGGTACAGACGCTTTCCAGGAAACTGATATATTTGGCATTACCCTACCTATTGTGAAACATTCCTATGTGGTAAGAGAAGCTAAAGATATGGCAAGAATTATAGCTGAAGCTTTTCATATCGCTAGTACAGGTCGTCCTGGTCCTGTGTTAGTAGATATACCCAAAGACGTAGGTACAGAAGAATGTGAGTATATCCCCGTCAATCCTGGTTCTTTGAAATTACCTGGGTATCGTCCTACGGTTAAAGGGAATATTCGTCAAATTAATGCAGCTTTAGAATATATTGACTCATCCAATCGCCCCTTACTCTACGTCGGTGGCGGTGCAATTAGTGCTAATGCTCACGCTCAAATTCAGCAACTAGCTGAACTCTTTCAAATACCCGTGACTACCACTTTAATGGGTATTGGTGCTTTTGACGAAAACCATCGCCTCTCTGTAGGGATGTTGGGAATGCACGGTACTGCTTATGCTAACTTTGCTGTTACTGATTGTGATTTGTTAATCGCAGTAGGTGCAAGATTTGATGATCGTGTCACTGGTAAGTTGGATGAGTTTGCCTGTCATGCTAAAGTTATTCATATTGATATTGATCCTGCAGAAGTAGGCAAAAATCGCGCCCCCGAAGTCCCCATCGTGGGAGATGTACGCTACGTACTCGAACAACTCCTAGAAAGAGCCAGAGAACTAGGTTTACCCGCTAATAATGAAAAAACCCAAGCTTGGCTCAAACAAGTCTCTAGATGGCGTGAACAATATCCTTTGGTTGTTCCTAAACACCCTGATAGCATCTCCCCTCAAGAGGTAATCGTTGAATTAGCCCGTCAAGCTCCCCAAGCATACTATACAACTGACGTAGGACAGCATCAGATGTGGGCAGCCCAATTTCTCAATAATGGACCTCGTCGCTGGATTTCTAGCGCAGGTTTGGGCACAATGGGTTATGGTTTACCCGCAGCTATGGGGGCGAAAGTAGCTTTACCCGATGAGCAGGTTATTTGTATCAGCGGTGATGCTAGTTTCCAAATGAATCTGCAAGAGTTGGCAACTTTAGCTCAATATGATATTCAAGCCAAAATCGTGATTATTAATAACGGTTGGCAAGGTATGGTACGTCAATGGCAAGAAACTTTCTATGGTGAGCGCTACTCTTCTTCTAATATGGAAGTAGGAATGCCAGATTTTGAACTCCTCGCTCAAGCCTATGGAATCAAAGGTATGGTTATCCGCGATCGCTTACAACTAACCGAGGCGATCGCCGAAATGCTCGCTCATGACGGTCCTGTTTTAGTTGATGCTCAAGTGACTAAAAACGAAAACTGTTACCCCATGGTAGCACCAGGTAAGAGCAACGCTCAAATGATTGGTATTCCTATCCCTGTAACTCCTAGAAGTCAGGCTACCTTAGTTTGTAGCTTCTGTGGCTATCATAACACCTACGAGCATAAATTCTGTTCAGAATGCGGCTCTAAACTTTAA
- a CDS encoding metallophosphoesterase has product MATLPELVMLSDPFLQLPTSNTVNVVWFTEFVGVEHYVLYGNNLEHKVQATTTKLSKVAEDSKSHWTQNYAQVTPRNIWRHEAVVTGLTSGKRLPYQVVSKDSTSEVTSKIFSLTAKPSEDSNIKILLTSDHQLMPMTAANLEKVAKTVTDLDGIFLAGDLVNIPDRASEWFDDQRGGAFFPCLQGKANYKLKGHIYHGGELIQHIPIFTAVGNHEVMGRFAAEMNLNEQFKASFPRKQATRIYPEMNSTELKNFTYNTDTYEEIFSLPEGQKYYSLSFGNLWLGVLSVTNMWRSPIRSAEVTGRYQEKIADLDNPESWGYGQHIFGAIETGSEQYRWLETELNSTAFQQAKYKIVMFHHPPHSLGGNVVPPYTTPIQHKQYNSEGQLEAITYSYPQENDYIIRDLIPLLTSAGVDLVYYGHSHLWNRFYDSNSKLHFLESSNVGNSYGAHWGNNPRRQPRDYLSESAALGNPNGLEPIVPTIAPLTDESGTPLPYIASNEITVFSILDTSTGNLSSYRFDTTNPDHPVIKFDEFNIGK; this is encoded by the coding sequence ATGGCAACTCTACCAGAATTAGTCATGCTTAGCGATCCTTTTCTACAACTTCCTACTAGCAATACTGTAAATGTAGTCTGGTTTACAGAATTTGTTGGTGTTGAGCACTATGTTCTCTATGGAAACAATTTAGAACACAAGGTTCAAGCAACCACAACTAAATTGAGTAAGGTTGCTGAAGATAGTAAATCCCATTGGACTCAAAACTATGCTCAAGTTACCCCTAGAAATATTTGGCGTCATGAAGCTGTCGTGACAGGGTTAACCTCAGGTAAACGCTTACCTTATCAAGTAGTGAGTAAAGATTCAACCTCTGAGGTAACTAGTAAGATATTTAGTTTAACCGCTAAACCCTCAGAGGATAGTAATATTAAAATTCTGTTAACCTCAGATCATCAACTAATGCCCATGACAGCTGCTAATCTAGAAAAGGTAGCAAAAACAGTAACAGATTTAGACGGTATTTTCTTAGCAGGGGATTTAGTAAATATACCCGATCGCGCTTCAGAATGGTTTGATGATCAGCGTGGTGGCGCTTTTTTCCCCTGTTTACAAGGAAAAGCCAATTATAAACTCAAAGGTCATATTTATCACGGTGGAGAGTTAATCCAACATATCCCCATCTTTACCGCAGTTGGTAACCATGAAGTGATGGGAAGATTTGCTGCAGAAATGAACCTTAATGAACAGTTTAAAGCTTCTTTCCCTCGTAAGCAAGCAACAAGAATCTATCCCGAGATGAATTCAACTGAGTTAAAAAACTTTACCTATAATACTGATACCTATGAAGAGATTTTTAGTTTACCAGAAGGACAAAAATATTATAGCTTGAGTTTCGGTAACCTTTGGTTAGGAGTATTGTCTGTAACTAATATGTGGCGATCGCCAATTAGATCAGCAGAAGTAACAGGAAGATATCAAGAAAAAATCGCTGATTTAGATAACCCTGAGTCTTGGGGATATGGTCAACATATTTTTGGCGCAATAGAAACAGGAAGCGAACAATATCGCTGGTTAGAAACCGAATTAAACAGCACAGCTTTTCAACAAGCTAAGTATAAAATAGTCATGTTTCATCATCCCCCCCATAGTTTAGGAGGTAACGTTGTTCCCCCTTATACAACTCCCATACAGCACAAACAATATAACAGTGAAGGTCAACTAGAAGCAATCACTTACAGCTATCCCCAAGAAAATGATTATATTATTCGTGATTTAATCCCTCTATTAACCTCCGCGGGAGTAGATTTAGTTTATTACGGTCATTCTCATCTCTGGAATCGCTTTTATGACTCCAACAGTAAACTACATTTCTTAGAATCGTCTAATGTAGGTAATAGTTATGGTGCCCATTGGGGTAATAATCCTAGACGTCAACCCCGAGATTATCTCTCTGAGTCAGCAGCGTTAGGTAATCCCAACGGGTTAGAGCCTATAGTACCAACTATTGCACCCTTAACCGATGAATCAGGTACACCTCTACCCTATATCGCCAGTAATGAGATAACCGTCTTTAGTATCCTTGATACTAGTACAGGTAACCTCAGTAGTTATCGTTTTGACACCACTAATCCAGATCATCCCGTAATTAAGTTTGATGAATTTAATATTGGCAAATAA
- the ilvN gene encoding acetolactate synthase small subunit, translating into MKHTLSVLVEDEAGVLTRIAGLFARRGFNIESLAVGSAEQSGVSRITMIVPGDEQIIEQLTKQLYKLVNVLKVQDITETPCVERELMLVKVNANSNNRGEVIELAQVFRARIVDISEDTLTIEVAGDPGKMVAIIKMLEKFGIREIARTGKIALVRESGVNTEYLKVRLVS; encoded by the coding sequence ATGAAACACACATTATCTGTTCTGGTAGAAGATGAAGCTGGGGTTTTAACCAGAATCGCTGGATTATTTGCACGTAGAGGTTTTAATATCGAAAGTTTAGCCGTAGGATCAGCCGAACAATCAGGAGTCTCTAGAATAACGATGATAGTACCTGGAGATGAGCAAATCATCGAACAGTTGACTAAACAACTCTATAAATTAGTTAACGTTCTCAAGGTTCAAGATATCACAGAAACTCCTTGTGTAGAGAGAGAATTGATGTTAGTCAAGGTTAACGCTAATTCTAACAATAGAGGAGAAGTCATCGAGTTAGCTCAAGTATTCCGCGCACGTATTGTAGATATCTCAGAAGATACTCTGACGATCGAAGTAGCAGGAGATCCTGGTAAAATGGTAGCGATTATTAAAATGTTAGAAAAATTTGGCATCAGAGAAATCGCTAGAACAGGCAAAATTGCTTTAGTGAGAGAATCAGGAGTAAATACAGAATATTTAAAAGTCAGACTCGTCAGTTAA
- a CDS encoding alpha/beta fold hydrolase, translating into MEHDWYQRIGQQRDWVWRGWQIRYSYFRAKQPEEVELAPLIFLHGFGAAIEHWRYNLPVLSEKRRVYALDLLGFGASRKARTNYSIDLWVEQLHDFWAEVINQPVILIGNSIGSLVCLMAVAKYPEMAQRLVMLTLPDISLRQEVIPGWLLPIITGIENLVASPPLLTAVFNIVRRKVVIKRWLGLAYYNQERITDELVEIIANPPYDENASQAFLSLFKSLRQPQFGQPVAPILTSLTIPTLLIWGKQDRIIPPSLAKLFAELNPSIDLIELENVGHCPHDECPEKFNQIIVNWLK; encoded by the coding sequence GTGGAGCACGATTGGTATCAAAGAATAGGTCAACAAAGAGACTGGGTTTGGCGAGGTTGGCAAATCCGTTATAGTTATTTTAGAGCCAAACAGCCAGAAGAGGTTGAACTTGCACCCCTGATTTTTCTGCATGGATTTGGCGCGGCGATCGAACATTGGCGCTACAATCTACCCGTATTAAGTGAAAAACGTCGAGTTTACGCTCTAGATTTATTAGGGTTTGGAGCATCCAGAAAAGCTCGTACTAACTATAGTATCGATTTATGGGTAGAACAATTACACGATTTTTGGGCGGAGGTTATTAATCAACCAGTTATTCTCATCGGTAACTCTATTGGTTCTCTGGTATGCTTAATGGCAGTAGCCAAATATCCTGAAATGGCGCAAAGATTGGTCATGCTAACCCTACCTGATATCTCTTTGCGTCAAGAAGTCATTCCAGGTTGGTTATTACCGATTATCACAGGAATAGAAAATCTAGTCGCTTCTCCACCCCTATTAACCGCTGTATTTAACATCGTCAGACGTAAAGTAGTCATTAAACGTTGGTTAGGTTTAGCTTATTATAATCAAGAGAGAATCACAGATGAATTAGTGGAAATTATCGCTAATCCTCCTTACGATGAAAATGCTAGTCAAGCCTTTTTAAGTTTATTTAAATCCTTGCGACAACCGCAATTTGGTCAACCAGTAGCACCAATACTCACCTCGTTGACTATTCCTACTTTATTAATTTGGGGTAAACAAGATCGGATCATACCTCCTAGTCTGGCTAAATTATTTGCTGAGTTGAACCCTAGTATCGATTTAATAGAGTTAGAAAATGTTGGACATTGTCCTCATGATGAATGTCCCGAAAAATTTAATCAAATTATCGTAAATTGGTTAAAATAG
- a CDS encoding DUF4351 domain-containing protein, giving the protein MQKNLEVNRKTIDTEESELIMRLAPLYQEDKARARQEGKTAEALSLIQRLLTKKLGNINPDLITTISQLNLESLETLAEDLMDFTSQADLENWLRNMSS; this is encoded by the coding sequence TTGCAAAAGAATTTAGAAGTTAATCGAAAAACCATAGATACAGAAGAGAGTGAGTTAATCATGAGACTAGCACCATTATATCAAGAAGATAAAGCCAGAGCAAGACAAGAAGGAAAAACTGCAGAAGCTTTAAGTCTAATTCAGCGATTATTAACTAAAAAATTAGGAAATATTAACCCTGATTTAATAACAACAATTTCTCAATTAAATTTAGAATCTTTAGAGACATTAGCCGAAGATTTAATGGATTTTACTAGTCAAGCAGATTTAGAGAATTGGTTGAGAAATATGAGCTCTTAA